From the Aerococcus viridans genome, the window TTATTTACCTGTCTACTTGACAGGGTGCAGTTCAGATCGACTAGTGCTACTTTTTTCATTTATTAAGAAAATGCGTCTTTCAATTTATCAAAGAAACCTCTGTCTTCTTCACTTACTTCGTCTTTTGAAGCTTTAGCGAAAGCTCTCAATGAAGCTTTTTGTTCTTCATTTAGATTCTTAGGTGTAACCACTTTAACAGTTACTATTTGGTCACCATTTGAATTACCATTTAATTTAGGTGCACCCTTACCGCGTAGACGGAATTTCGTACCTGTTTGTGTACCAGCTGGCACTTTCATCGATACTTTACCGTGAACAGTTGGGACTTGAATTTCAGCACCTAAAGCCGCTTGGGCGAAGTTAATTGGTAAGACATAGCGGATTTCTGCCCCTTCACGCTCGAATATTTCAGAAGGTTTCACATGGAAAACGATATACAAGCTTCCTGCTGGTCCATTATTTTTACCAGCATTTCCTTGCCCGCTTAGACGCATGCTTTGACCATCTTCAACACCGGCTGGTACGTTAACTTTCACTTTATGTGTTACAGTTTCACGTCCAGCACCGTGGCAGTGGTGGCAAGCTTGGTCGAATACTTTCCCTTTACCTGAACATTCATGACATACAGATTGAGAAACCACACGACCTAATGGTGTTTGTTGGTAAACTTTTTCAACACCAGAACCAGAACATGTTGGACAGGTATGCACTGCTGTACCTGGTTCAGCACCAGATCCTTCACATA encodes:
- the dnaJ gene encoding molecular chaperone DnaJ; protein product: MAEKRDYYEVLGVSKTASKDEIKKAYRKLSKKYHPDINKEADAEDKFKEISDAYEVLSDDQKRAAYDQYGHAATDGGFGGGGGFGGGSYQSYGGSGFEDIFEQFFGGGGGGFSGFGGGFGGGGRTVNPNAPQQGDDLQYNMDLEFEEAIFGTEETISYRREVDCTVCEGSGAEPGTAVHTCPTCSGSGVEKVYQQTPLGRVVSQSVCHECSGKGKVFDQACHHCHGAGRETVTHKVKVNVPAGVEDGQSMRLSGQGNAGKNNGPAGSLYIVFHVKPSEIFEREGAEIRYVLPINFAQAALGAEIQVPTVHGKVSMKVPAGTQTGTKFRLRGKGAPKLNGNSNGDQIVTVKVVTPKNLNEEQKASLRAFAKASKDEVSEEDRGFFDKLKDAFS